Proteins from a genomic interval of Musa acuminata AAA Group cultivar baxijiao chromosome BXJ1-9, Cavendish_Baxijiao_AAA, whole genome shotgun sequence:
- the LOC135594136 gene encoding putative glycine-rich cell wall structural protein 1, translating to MARAGVLAAALLLLLSLQLIAAARPIRPAASGGGGGGGGGGGGDGGSSDFGRGSGYGSGYGSGAGFGRGGGGGGGGGGGSGGSGRGGGSGDGHGSGYGAGEDGGFGSGGGGGGGGGGGSGYGSDGGGGSGFGSGYGSGYGSGSGIGGGSGGGGGGGGGGVGYGSGTDESGYGYGRGSGSGYGYGSDGAGGGGGGGGGGGGGGGSGDGSGFGSGFGYGEGYGMGGGGGGGGGGGGGGGGGGLSYGFGPGMGFGYGPWYGSGFDSGYRGSRVGGRE from the coding sequence ATGGCTAGAGCAGGAGTCTTGGCTGCTGCACTCCTGCTGCTGCTCTCTCTTCAGCTCATTGCGGCAGCCAGACCGATTCGACCCGCTGCTAGCGGAGGTGGCGGTGGAGGagggggaggtggtggtggtgatggcggCAGCTCGGACTTCGGCCGTGGGTCAGGGTATGGGTCTGGGTATGGCAGTGGCGCAGGCTTTGGAAGAGGTGGTGGAGGTGGGGGTGGGGGCGGTGGCGGCAGTGGAGGCTCGGGACGCGGCGGTGGGTCAGGCGATGGTCATGGCTCTGGGTATGGTGCCGGGGAGGATGGGGGTTTTGGaagtggaggcggcggcggcggcggtggcggtggaggGTCGGGTTACGGTTCCGATGGCGGTGGGGGCTCTGGGTTCGGTTCGGGGTACGGCTCCGGGTACGGATCGGGAAGCGGTATAGGAGGGGGCAGTGGTggcgggggcgggggcgggggcggTGGGGTGGGATATGGAAGCGGCACGGACGAGTCAGGTTACGGCTACGGTCGTGGAAGTGGATCGGGATACGGGTATGGAAGCGATGGGgcaggtggcggtggtggtgggggtggtggcggaggaggaggcggcggctccGGCGATGGTTCTGGGTTTGGAAGTGGCTTTGGGTATGGCGAGGGTTACGGGAtgggcggcggcggtggtggcgggggaggaggaggcggcggtggcggaggcggGGGCTTGTCCTATGGCTTCGGTCCTGGGATGGGATTTGGTTACGGGCCTTGGTACGGGTCCGGCTTCGATTCGGGCTACCGAGGCAGCCGCGTAGGCGGCCGCGAGTAA
- the LOC135593674 gene encoding protein KINESIN LIGHT CHAIN-RELATED 2-like, with the protein MRRAAALVFSAFAIKRGPSSRNLSRLLHGSPSLPHSPRLIYSQRCPSRALQTVPDAAVPLPSHRRRRPNDVADLEETFEAASTTDDILSGFRALEASLDPGDKRLGLACLKVGQHLDSIGSEDHEKVLTFGLRALRILDVDGGSSISVVMALHLVGSASYNLKRFNDSLGFLNRANRILNTLESEGIDGEFDVRPVSHAVQLQLANTKTAMGRREEALVNLRRCLDLKVSILEPDSRELGTAHRDLAEAYAAVLNFKEALPLCLKALDIHKEQLGQNSVEVAHDRRLLGVIYTGLEEHDKALEQNQLSQKILKSWGVGGSDLLNAKIDAANIHIALGKYDEAINTLKGVVEQTDSESEMRALVFVPMAKALCNQNKFPDAKRCLEISCGILEKKESVSPEKVAEAYMEISSLYESMNDFETAICLLKRSLAMVEKIPQEQHVEGNVLAKIGWLLLLTGKVAQGIPYLESAAERVKESFGPKHFGVGYIYNNLGAAYMEMDRPQSAAQMFALAKDIMDVSLGPHHADSIETCQSLANAYKTMGSYALALEFQQRVVDAWRSHGSNAKDELEEAAKHLEELKKKAFGSLTEEVIQEALSLASRNDPVPSKDVQH; encoded by the exons ATGAGAAGAGCCGCTGCCCTCGTCTTCTCCGCCTTCGCCATCAAGCGCGGGCCTTCTTCCCGGAACCTCTCCAGACTCCTCCATGGAAGTCCCTCTCTCCCCCACTCCCCGCGCCTGATCTATTCCCAGAGATGCCCCTCCCGCGCCCTCCAGACCGTCCCCGACGCCGCCGTTCCCCTCCCCTCCCACCGGCGGAGGAGGCCTAATGACGTGGCCGACCTCGAGGAGACCTTCGAGGCCGCCTCCACGACTGACGACATCCTCTCCGGCTTCCGGGCCCTGGAGGCCTCCTTGGATCCCGGCGACAAGCGGCTCGGCCTCGCCTGCTTGAAGGTCGGCCAGCACCTCGACTCCATCGGTTCTGAGGACCATGAGAAAGTTCTCACCTTTGGCCTCCGCGCACTCAGGATCCTTGACGTGGACGGGGGCAGCTCCATCTCCGTGGTCATGGCCCTCCATCTGGTTGGCTCCGCGAGTTACAACCTCAAGAGGTTCAACGACAGCTTAGGGTTCCTCAACCGGGCCAACAGGATTCTTAATACCCTCGAGAGCGAGGGTATCGATGGTGAGTTTGACGTCAGGCCGGTGAGCCATGCTGTCCAGCTGCAGCTCGCCAACACCAAGACGGCAATGGGCAGGCGAGAGGAGGCTTTGGTCAATCTCAGGAGGTGCCTGGATCTTAAAGTTTCGATCTTGGAGCCTGATAGTCGAGAATTGGGCACCGCCCACCGGGATTTGGCAGAGGCTTATGCTGCCGTTTTGAACTTTAAGGAGGCTTTGCCACTCTGTTTGAAGGCGCTGGATATCCACAAGGAACAGCTGGGACAGAATTCTGTGGAGGTGGCCCATGATCGGAGACTTCTCGGGGTTATCTATACTGGATTGGAAGAGCACGATAAGGCTCTGGAGCAGAATCAGCTCTCTCAGAAGATTCTGAAGAGTTGGGGTGTGGGTGGTTCGGATCTTCTTAATGCCAAGATCGATGCAGCCAACATACACATTGCTTTGGGGAAATATGATGAGGCTATCAATACTCTCAAGGGGGTGGTTGAGCAGACGGACAGTGAGAGTGAGATGAGGGCACTGGTGTTTGTGCCCATGGCAAAAGCCTTATGCAACCAGAACAAGTTTCCTGATGCTAAGCGCTGTTTAGAGATCTCTTGTGGTATTCTTGAGAAGAAGGAATCTGTCTCCCCTGAAAAAGTTGCTGAGGCATACATGGAGATATCGTCATTGTATGAATCAATGAATGACTTTGAGACTGCTATATGTTTACTGAAGAGGAGTCTTGCCATGGTAGAGAAGATTCCACAGGAGCAGCATGTGGAGGGGAATGTGTTGGCTAAAATTGGGTGGTTGCTTCTTCTGACCGGAAAGGTTGCCCAGGGTATTCCATATTTGGAAAGTGCagcggagagggtgaaggagagctTTGGGCCAAAGCACTTCGGGGTTGGATACATCTATAATAACTTGGGAGCAGCCTATATGGAGATGGACCGTCCACAGTCAGCTGCACAGATGTTTGCGCTCGCGAAGGATATCATGGATGTATCACTGGGTCCCCATCATGCTGATTCTATTGAGACATGTCAGAGCCTTGCTAATGCATATAAAACAATGGGAAG CTATGCCCTTGCTCTGGAGTTCCAGCAACGAGTTGTTGATGCATGGAGAAGTCATGGTTCAAATGCCAAAGATGAGCTTGAAGAAGCAGCTAAGCATCTTGAAGAACTAAAGAAAAAGGCTTTTGGTTCGCTAACTGAAGAAGTAATTCAGGAGGCTCTATCACTGGCAAGTAGAAATGATCCTGTTCCTAGCAAAGATGTGCAACATTGA
- the LOC103998770 gene encoding cell division cycle protein 48 homolog, whose protein sequence is MTLRASPSRCLRPDSVLGSRVLMANPGEATSSSSDPKGTKRDYSTAILERKKAPNRLVVDEAINDDNSVVVLHPETMEKLQLFRGDTVLLKGKKRRDTICIALADDTCDEPKIRMNKVVRSNLRVRLGDVVSVHQCPDVKYGKRVHILPIDDTIEGITGNLFDAYLKPYFMEAYRPVRKGDLFLVRGGMRSVEFKVIETDPPEYCIVSPETEIFCDGEPIKREDEERLDEVGYDDVGGVRKQMAQIRELVELPLRHPQLFKSIGVKPPKGILLYGPPGSGKTLIARAVANETGAFFFCINGPEIMSKLAGESESNLRKAFEEAEKNAPSIIFIDEIDSIAPKREKTHGEVERRIVSQLLTLMDGLKARSHVIVIGATNRPNSIDAALRRFGRFDREIDIGVPDEVGRLEVLRIHTKNMKLAEDVDLEGIAKDTHGYVGADLAALCTEAALQCIREKMDIIDLEDESIDAEILNSMAVTNDHFKTALGTSNPSALRETVVEVPNVSWDDIGGLENVKRELQETVQYPVEHPEKFEKFGMSPSKGVLFYGPPGCGKTLLAKAIANECQANFISVKGPELLTMWFGESEANVREIFDKARQSAPCVLFFDELDSIATQRGSHVGDAGGAADRVLNQLLTEMDGMTAKKTVFIIGATNRPDIIDPALLRPGRLDQLIYIPLPDEDSRFQIFKACLRKSPIAKDVDLRALAKFTQGFSGADITEICQRACKYAIRENIEKDIERERRRSENPEAMEEDDADEVAEIKAVHFEESMKFARRSVSDADIRKYQAFAQTLQQSRGFGTEFRFAERAATTGSDPFATPAAGADDDDDLYS, encoded by the exons ATGACGCTTCGCGCAAGCCCTTCAAGGTGTCTTCGACCCGATTCGGTCCTAGGAAGTCGAGTTCTGATGGCGAACCCCGGCGAggcgacctcctcctcctccgaccc CAAGGGGACGAAGAGGGACTACAGCACCGCGATTCTTGAGAGGAAGAAGGCCCCGAATCGTCTGGTCGTTGATGAGGCGATCAACGATGACAATTCGGTGGTGGTGCTGCACCCCGAGACGATGGAGAAGCTGCAGCTTTTCCGCGGGGATACGGTCCTCCTTAAG GGCAAGAAGCGGAGGGACACGATTTGCATTGCACTTGCTGATGATACATGTGATGAACCCAAGATAAGGATGAATAAGGTTGTCAGGTCTAATCTCAGAGTGAGGCTCGGCGATGTGGTATCTGTACACCAGTGCCCGGATGTGAAATATGGAAAGAGGGTCCATATACTTCCTATAGATGATACCATTGAAGGCATTACAGGGAACTTGTTTGATGCTTATTTGAAGC CATATTTCATGGAGGCATACCGACCTGTTAGGAAAGGGGATCTCTTCCTTGTTAGAGGTGGTATGCGTAGTGTTGAGTTCAAGGTGATTGAAACTGACCCACCAGAGTATTGCATTGTTTCCCCTGAGACTGAGATCTTTTGTGATGGGGAGCCTATTAAAAGAGAGGATGAAGAGAGACTTGATGAAGTAGGCTATGATGACGTAGGTGGTGTAAGAAAGCAGATGGCACAAATCCGAGAATTAGTTGAGCTTCCTCTCCGGCACCCTCAGCTTTTCAAGTCCATTGGTGTGAAGCCACCAAAAGGCATATTACTGTATGGACCCCCTGGTTCTGGAAAGACATTGATTGCAAGAGCTGTGGCCAATGAAACAGGGGCATTTTTCTTTTGCATTAATGGACCTGAGATAATGTCAAAATTAGCTGGGGAAAGTGAAAGTAACCTTAGGAAAGCTTTTGAAGAAGCTGAGAAAAATGCACCATCAATTATCTTCATTGATGAGATAGACTCCATTGCTCCAAAGCGGGAAAAGACCCATGGAGAAGTTGAGAGGCGCATAGTTTCTCAACTTTTGACACTGATGGATGGACTGAAGGCACGTTCACATGTAATCGTTATCGGTGCAACAAATCGGCCAAACAGTATTGATGCAGCTCTCagaagatttgggagatttgatAGGGAGATTGACATTGGGGTGCCTGATGAAGTTGGCCGCTTGGAAGTTCTTCGTATACATACCAAGAACATGAAATTAGCTGAAGAT GTTGATTTGGAAGGAATTGCTAAGGACACCCATGGTTATGTTGGTGCTGATCTAGCTGCTTTGTGCACTGAAGCTGCTCTTCAGTGCATACGCGAGAAAATGGACATCATTGACCTTGAGGATGAATCTATAGATGCTGAGATACTGAATTCTATGGCTGTTACCAATGACCATTTCAAAACTGCTCTTGGAACCAGCAATCCCTCTGCTCTTCGTGAGACT gttgttGAAGTGCCTAATGTCAGCTGGGATGACATTGGTGGTCTCGAGAATGTTAAGAGGGAATTACAAGAG ACTGTCCAATACCCTGTTGAACATCCAGAGAAGTTCGAAAAATTTGGCATGTCGCCTTCAAAGGGAGTCCTATTCTATGGGCCTCCTGGTTGTGGGAAGACTTTGTTGGCTAAGGCAATTGCAAATGAGTGCCAAGCAAACTTTATCAGTGTCAAGGGTCCAGAACTTCTCACCATGTGGTTTGGTGAGAGTGAAGCAAATGTTCGAGAAATCTTTGACAAGGCTCGTCAGTCTGCACCTTGTGTCCTCTTTTTTGATGAGCTGGATTCCATCGCAACTCAG AGAGGGAGTCATGTTGGAGATGCAGGGGGCGCTGCTGACAGGGTTCTTAATCAGCTTTTGACCGAGATGGATGGCATGACTGCCAAGAAAACTGTATTTATCATTGGAGCAACTAATAGGCCCGATATCATAGATCCAGCACTGCTCAGGCCTGGCCGTCTCGATCAGTTAATTTATATTCCTCTGCCTGATGAAGATTCTCGTTTCCAGATTTTTAAAGCTTGCCTGAGGAAGTCCCCTATTGCAAAAGATGTCGACCTGAGGGCTCTTGCTAAGTTCACTCAGGGCTTCAGTGGTGCAGATATCACAGAAATCTGCCAGCGTGCTTGTAAATATGCAATCAGAGAGAATATCGAAAAG GATAtagaaagggagaggaggaggagtgaGAATCCTGAAGCTATGGAGGAGGATGACGCTGATGAAGTTGCAGAAATAAAAGCTGTTCATTTCGAGGAGTCGATGAAGTTTGCCAGGAGGAGTGTCAGTGATGCAGACATCAGGAAATACCAGGCGTTCGCACAAACCTTGCAACAATCCAGGGGTTTCGGGACCGAGTTCCGGTTTGCTGAACGAGCTGCAACGACAGGATCTGATCCATTCGCCACACCTGCTGCTGGagctgatgacgatgatgatctaTACAGCTAG
- the LOC103998772 gene encoding silicon efflux transporter LSI2 — translation MALAPTVNVVLGSMAFGIFWVLAVFPAVPFLPIGRTAGSLLGAMLMVMFRVISPEEAYAAIDLPILGLLFGTMVVSVFLERADMFKHLGKLLSWKSRGGKDLLVRICLISAISSALFTNDTCCVVLTEFILKIARQNNLPPQPFLLALASSANIGSSTTPIGNPQNLVIAVKSNISFGKFLLGILPAMFVGIFVNAGILLMYYWKLLSNEKDVEVAAAAAADVIAEKDVTLHRFHPATMSHVTLMSSEDWSSAADSIVLCSSTNGDPGHAETLRNRITWSEADMHSRSSDKVESTLAPNAAKEIAGDHGVFTRKEEDHSARKYARSGSWMKGMKDGFSYLSEEKEVPMERWKVLLWNGCVYLVTIGMLVSLLMGVNMSWSAITAALALIVLDFKDARPCLEKVSYSLLIFFCGMFITVDGFNKTGIPSALWDFMEPYARIDSAAGTAVLAVVILFLSNVASNVPTVLLLGARVAASAAEISPAEETKAWLLLAWVSTVAGNLSLLGSAANLIVCEQARRSQSFGYNLSFLTHLRFGFPTTIIITAIGLLLVRNY, via the exons ATGGCGTTGGCCCCGACCGTAAATGTGGTGTTGGGCTCCATGGCCTTCGGGATCTTCTGGGTCTTGGCCGTCTTCCCGGCCGTGCCATTCCTGCCGATTGGAAGAACCGCCGGCTCTCTCCTGGGCGCCATGCTCATGGTCATGTTCCGAGTGATATCCCCCGAGGAAGCCTACGCCGCAATCGACCTCCCCATTCTTGGCCTCCTCTTCGGCACCATGGTCGTCAGTGTCTTCCTCGAAAGAGCCGACATGTTCAAGCATTTGGGCAAATTGCTCTCGTGGAAGAGCAGAGGTGGGAAGGACCTGCTGGTCCGCATCTGTCTCATCTCGGCCATTTCCAGCGCTCTGTTCACCAACGACACCTGCTGTGTCGTCCTCACCGAGTTCATACTGAAGATCGCACGGCAGAACAATCTGCCGCCGCAGCCGTTCCTTCTGGCGCTTGCTTCCAGCGCAAACATTGGGTCTTCCACGACTCCGATCGGTAATCCCCAGAACTTAGTCATAGCTGTTAAGAGCAATATCTCGTTCGGGAAGTTCTTGTTGGGTATACTCCCTGCAATGTTTGTTGGCATATTCGTCAACGCTGGCATTCTTCTCATGTACTATTGGAAGTTGTTGTCGAATGAGAAGGATGTGGAAGTGGCCGCCGCAGCTGCAGCTGATGTGATTGCAGAAAAGGATGTCACCTTGCACCGCTTTCATCCTGCAACTATGTCGCACGTTACTTTGATGAGTTCTGAGGATTGGAGTTCGGCTGCTGATTCCATTGTTCTATGCTCATCGACTAATGGGGATCCCGGGCATGCTGAGACTTTAAGAAATAGAATAACTTGGAGCGAAGCTGACATGCACTCCAGATCGAGTGACAAAGTCGAGTCAACACTGGCaccaaatgcagcaaaggagatAGCAGGTGATCATGGAGTTTTTACAAGGAAAGAGGAAGATCATTCTGCAAGAAAATATGCGAGGAGCGGTAGCTGGATGAAAGGGATGAAGGATGGGTTCTCCTACTTATCTGAGGAGAAGGAAGTTCCAATGGAGAGGTGGAAGGTACTTCTTTGGAATGGATGTGTGTATCTTGTGACAATTGGAATGCTGGTATCGCTCCTGATGGGGGTTAATATGTCTTGGTCCGCAATTACTGCTGCTCTTGCTCTTATTGTTCTTGATTTCAAGGATGCCCGGCCTTGTTTGGAGAAG GTTTCTTATTCTTTGCTGATATTCTTCTGTGGGATGTTCATCACTGTTGATGGCTTCAACAAAACCGGCATACCAAGTGCTTTGTGGGATTTCATGGAACCATATGCACGCATCGATAGTGCTGCTGGGACTGCTGTGCTTGCAGTTGTCATCCTTTTTCTCTCTAATGTTGCCTCCAATGTTCCAACTG TTCTCCTCCTTGGAGCTCGGGTGGCCGCATCTGCTGCAGAAATTTCTCCTGCTGAGGAGACCAAGGCATGGCTCCTATTAGCATGGGTGAGCACGGTTGCCGGGAACCTGTCACTTCTGGGATCAGCTGCAAATTTGATAGTATGTGAACAGGCTCGCCGATCTCAATCGTTTGGATACAATCTCTCTTTTCTGACTCATCTGCGATTCGGATTCCCCACGACGATAATTATCACAGCAATTGGGCTGCTGCTTGTTAGAAATTATTGA